A window of Phalacrocorax carbo chromosome 12, bPhaCar2.1, whole genome shotgun sequence genomic DNA:
CTGCACAGTCAACGGGAAGAGCAAGGCACCTCTACTACAGGCAATTACAGCTCCAAAGTCAGACCCCTGAGGCAGGTGTGAATCCTCTCCCCCTATTAAATGGGGGTTTAGCCCCATTTTGAAGTGGAAACTAAGATTAATACTGCTGGGCTTCACAACGGTGGCAAGCACCACACAAGCAGCTAAGAAGTAAACAGATCTTCAAAGCAGCAGATGATTAAGTCCACACAAATTAAATCACTCAAGCTGAAGAATTAATGCTTTGGCTCCTTCCTCACCAGTAGTATACTGCAGGAGTTTTTCTTTCTAGTCGTcagtgcaaagaaaacaaaacacaagtaTGTTATGTCATTCTCCTTGAAAGCCATAACCTATTGACAAAGCTAACTGAAAGTGGTATTTCTTTTAACTGCTTCTCTTGTTCCAGGAATCTGCAAGGGCAAATAACGATCCTTATCCATAGCTGGTACATGAAACCTGAAAGGCTTCATGGACACCATTAAAtcaagaaaaatgcagcaacGAATCAGTCCCAAAACAGGAGATTTCAAAGGACAGTGGTGATGATCTCTGGCTTCATGACAGTTCTTCTGGGCAATATTGAAAAAGAACGTCCTCTGATGTAGCTAGCTTGTATGTGATGGCTGAAATAATAACAACGCATCAAAAAGTCACTAAGTGCTTTTTAAAGTACCAGCACCAAATGGGTCACTGCAGTACAAGGAATACTTCTGAAAGGTACTCGGAAATGGCAACATACTGAGAAACGGCAGTGGTTTATGGTCAGTGAAACACTTATTGTTTTAACTGTCAAGCACCTGAGGTGCTGAACGGACTAACTTGTCTTTCAGACCTGTCACTAAATTCATACGCACATGACATACTCCTTTTGAGCAAAGTCACACTGCTGGTTTTTGACTACCATGCCACTGTGGGCAAAATCAGCAGGACACAGTGAGGATTTCTGCAGGAGAGAAACAAtactgagaaaaacaaaccaaatattAATCCAATTCAGTAGTCATTGCcggcattttaaaaatgcaccaTAAATAAACAATGTAGCATTATTGCCAGAAAAGCATATGTTCCAAAAAAGATGAATTCCTGGTGAACCAGTACTCTGAAATACCATGCTGGGTTAGAGGTACTTCCTCATCAtgttaattatttcattatacATGCGCTTAGGTGCATCAAGGCCCCAGAtgaaatccaaatgttcccattCGGGAATGTGTTTGTGGTAAACCAAGTTTGTGATCTGAGTGAGGAGAATAGCAACATCCTTTGGGTCTGCCAGCCAGTCCTGTCCACCAGTCCACACTGCCGTTGGCACAGTCATCTCTCTCACTTTGTAGAAAGGGGGAGTAGACTGAGGAggtggaaagggaaaacaaaaacattagaAAGAACAAGTCTTCAGGGTGATACTACACTGCAGTGTAACATACTAGCAAATGCAAGGGTGATACTACACTGCAGTGTAACATACTAGCAAATGCAAGAAGAATGTGCCAGATTctgattttctcttcctctcttgaGCAGCTGGAGATGGAGTCCTGACTCAGCAGAACATGTAACTCCAGGAGTCCTGCAATATTATAGCGTGCATAGCAGTAAAGACGTGGTTTGAGGAGTTTACATGACAGCAGGGTAGCGGAAGCCTCAGAGGACACCCCTCATTCATCTCTAAACCCTAATCAAATACTAAAAGTGACTGCTACTCTAAAAGTATGATACTGCAGTCTTTCCCAGTCACTAAAGTGACAGGGGGCAAAATATTGTTAGCATTGCACACAACAATTTAGAAACAAACATGTGCGGAGACCAAACAGGCTGAAGATAAGCAatacagtcaatgaactgaCAGCCTATGCCTTATTGTGAGAAGTGCAGTGGGATCTGAGAAGTTgggccctggaacaggctccccagggaggcatcacggcgccagcctgacgctattcaagacgcacttggacaacaccctcagagacatgttGTgcatttggggttgtcctgtgcagggacaggagctgggcttgatgatccttgtgggtcccttccaactcaggacattctgtgattctatgatctcatGATCTAGGCAGACAGGACCACCCTTAAGAAACAGCGTGCCATCACAACTTTGTGTCCAAGCGTAGGCTCCATGCTGACTTAGGACTACCTCAGCGCTCTATagtcctgccttttttttttttttttttttggaaaaggcAGATCTCCAGTTAGTTACTGGGCAACACTCGCGGCTCTTTAGCATGCAGCATGAATGCAGCACCCAGAGAAGTGCccaaggactttttttttgtgacccTCAAGAATTACACCCATAAAAGACGTCTACCTGGTTGTAGTGAGCCATATTTGCAGCCTTGCTTCCCCAGTCATAAGCTTTGAGTTCCCCAGTCTTCACAGCctagaaataaacaaatattcaCACATACAGATAAGAACTGCAACACTTCTAttgcaggaataaaaaaaaaaaaacataggtCATCTGGAGACCTGGCAAAGGCAACTGACACAAGAAAGAGTGAAATGCCAAGTATTAGCAAGGCCAAACGTCACTGCTTTGCCCAGCGTCACAGGAGTGGGAAACATTAACTAACATTCAATACCATTAGACTTTGTCCCTTAAGATGTCACACTCCTTCATAGCAACAGTAGGAAAGATTAAGGAAAACAGTTCAGTGTGTCCAAAGGCAGCTTGTGGCAGCTCCGTGcttacttctgaaatatttacctTGCTGTCTAAATGTATATGAGCACAGCATGGAGCTTTCTTAGAAAGTCTACTCTGTATGATTTACCACCTAttattttccagaaacagaagccTATATAAGAGggatctgggaaaaaaaaaagaagtcttcaaAGTTTCTTTACAAGCCAACGCTCGAGCAGCTATGTACAGCAGAACACATTGCTTCTGAATAGATGACCAAGTCCATCACAAGTAGCGATGAACACTGCTTCCATGGCAAATGTCTGCTCGTGCTTGTCAGCCTGCTGGGCAAGCTTCAGGCACAATAGCATCACAGGCATCAAATCGTGCACTGAGGTGAAATTCAAAACACACTAATCAAATAGAAAATGAAGTCAAACAGAATAGAAagcctgctgcttttcagtggcTAAAAATATCACTTGTAATTGAAACAGGGTTTGCTGAAAAGGGAGCAAATGCTTGTTGCAGCACCTCCAGGTTAAGTTATTCCATTGCATTGTTTGTCGGCCTGAAGTACTGAGGGTTAGCCTACCTTCAAAGACACAGGGGAGCAGGTGAGCCACCATAAGTCAGTATcaaagcagctgcagtgaaCAGCTGCCATTCTGACAGCTGGAGGTTCCAGAATTTCACTTGGGCTATGCTACATATTATTTTGGCGTTTTATTCCATGTAAATATCAGAGACATCAATATTCTACACACAAGCTAGGGTCACAGACATTTTAGATTCTGGAAACTCTACCTGGCTCCAGTGGATCATGTTTTGTACAGACGTCCCCGCAGGGCAGTGTGTTGAGTACACGTCCACTCGGCTCTGCAACAAGATAGTTAACGTGGTTTACTCCTCACAGTGCAACAGTGCGACCATTACTGCTTCTTGAACAACTACAGGAAAACTTTCCACTCCTCTTAAAACGGTTATAAACAAAAGTTAACTGGAGCCATATATACAGGTCAGGTAAAAGGTTCAAATATTTTGGGGATTACTTACGATTAACTGCAGAACTTTAAAGCTGAACTTTAAACTTGATAATGACATCCCtcaagcatttttatatattcagaatatattttaagtgcTAGTATTGTAAGAATTGGGAACACATTAACTAATAATTAGATAGACCTCCAGAGAAACTTTGCATTACTCTACACCTAAACTAGTAGCCGTCAGTCCAAAGTGATTCCGAACTTCATACACTTTAAGTTTAAAAGTACGAAATACCATGGGGAAACTTTAATcctggcagaaaaataaaatatcgTCCACCATCAAAACCATGAAAACTGTATGTGCTGGgcaagaaaacactgaaaaactgcACCTTCATCctgatataaaacaaaaaatatactGGTTTTTGCACAcagaatgatgaaaaaaaatattgctgattCTATCTTGctccaataaaaaaaatcctcagccTTCATCTACCTGTGGGTAAACTAATGCCAGCTTCTACTGATTTCAGGGAGTTAGAAACACTTTAAGAAGCATTATGAAAAACGGCGGTCTCATGCCAGTTGCTCTTAACTACCTTTTagataacaaaaaaatcctgtgaACAAGTCCTTTGGAACTAGAACCACAGATGAAGCCATCAGCAGGGTCAGAAATTGGTCccagagaaaataattgcaCACGTCCACTGAGAGACCAGAAAACTTCAACAGTTCTCTTGAAAATGGTTGAAAACTGTatcttttttcctcacttccttgcaaaaggaattaaataCTTGCACCATCATATTAATTTGCTTCTCTTACCCACTTCCTCAACAGAtctaaaataatgtattttagctttccagtaacattttaaacagtTAATTCTATCCGTCCGAGCCAGGCAACTACATCTATACCAAGGAAAGATATTAATCCAAACTCATTATAATGAAGAAAGCATTAGGTGTTTTCTAATTACCCGTAAAGGGCAATCAGTACAGTGATAAACAGTCAATACTATGATAGAGTACACAATAACTCAGCTATTAAAAGTCACCAAAACATACCATATTCAAGTTTCTCTCATTAAAACCACACAGAAGGAAGAATACATTGCCGCATAGGTCATCAAGTATTCTGTGGGTGCAAATGTGAGTAGCAAGCCACTTCAGCACAGAATTCTGAGGGAGgaattgtttttttccaaacatcttCTACAAAATAACAAACACATAGGAGAAACATGTAATGACGTAGAATGACATGGGTTTAGTTTTTATACTACAACTTTCTTGAGGTAATTAGTTCTGTTTGCACTGGTGACAGGTGTGTCATGTGAAAATGATTTATCTCCTTATCAACCTTGTTTACAGCCCAATGGGAAGGTCATGGCTAGGGCTTCTGCTACAAATGAGGCAGTCCATTACCCTCACAAAAATTATGTGGGAACTGGGACTACCATTAAAGAATTCCAAACCTAACCTTCAACTCTAATCAGttttaaattcagtattttacGGGACTACTACACAGCTTCTTGTAATCAGACTTGTTTAaggctaaaatattttaagctgcATCTGCTAATGTTAAATGGCCTTGTACTTGCCACTTCCTTTCTTCAAACCACATAAGAAGAACAAGTTGCATAAGCTGTGGTGGACACTTCATCTtcataagtatttttaaaacttccaatGGCCCACTGGGCACTTCCCTGACAAGTGACACAGCTCTTTAAAGATCCACCTGACCCGTGGGTTTGTGGTTGTCACGTACTTCTGCactatggttttgtttttgcaagTCACCATGAGAATCAAGCTCCTCAGCACAACACGAACGTCTGCACAGGACACTGATCAGCTACTATCCTCATTAGACGAAGTTCATTACACAAGGGACAGGAGACCACAGTTGTTAGTATCACTTTTATGTATCTGCCTTTGGAGCAGGAAACTAATAATGCAAACAGACATACATTGAATATGTACAAGGTACGCTAGAGAAGGGTTTCTCTCACAGGACGAGCAGCTCTGGGTGGTGGAAAGAAAAGTGACGATTAAAAAATGACACATAGCAGGGTGTTCACAACGTCTGTCTTCAGGCACTTACTGCAGCCTGCCAGTCTGCCTACATTCCCTTTGAGGTTAATGGGGAAAAGTAAACTCCTCCAGAGGATGATTCACAGCATCTAAATAAAGCTGCTGCTCTTAATCACCCTCTGAAGGATCCTCTTCTAATACTAAATGGTAACTTGTGAAACAAATCTGTTAAAGTTCATGACAATTCAAAAGCGTTCTATATAAAACTATCATATGACTCTTCTAAAACAGGCCAACTATTTAATTAATCATGTGATTTCTGGAGCGTAACTTCTAGAAACATGTAAAtggaaaaacataattttattccATCTATTAAGTCGTAGCTGTAAAATACTACTTCAACGTAGATGATGCAAATTGTCTCATTAGACAGCAGTAAAGCCAGAGAAGCCACTGCTTACTTCCATTATTAGCATTATTATGGAAAAGCTGGCCCAGTATTCCTGTCAAACATGTTGACCTAGTCACAGCTATTAACATTCTTTGCTATGCTGTTCCCACCTAGAAAGGGGGACACCTCACACAGCTTAAAACATTGACACTGAAATACAAACCTTGAACAGCAGGTCGGGAAACGCTCCCAGTTTTGCCAGGGGGCTAGTGGCAAACTTGACTGTAGCTACTGGTGCCAAGGCAAAgaacattttgattttcttaGCCAGCTGTGGCAAAGTtgaaaaagcaatgaaagcTGTAAATAATATGAGAATAATTAACAAACCTCACTGACACAAGTTAGATGAGAATTTCACCTGGCAGTGATTCTATAAAATCTAATAGATGTTGAGTGTGCACAAGTATTTTTAGATTAATGgtttattaattaattattaactGTTGTCTCTAGGATCAGcttagatattttaaattaatctagTTACTAAGGAACACAAATAAAATGAGGTAAATAAATAAGAagaattcattttcttctgaaaaacaagttcATGCTAACAAACCGAACACTCTTCCAACCCTCTCTATCTGCAGGTCTAAACGCACCTGAGCCAGGCCTTACATACaggaaaatattcaggaaatgGGAATCCTCATTCTACATGTCTGATGGTTCTAATTTTATTATGCACAGTTCACCaagttattttaatagaaaCTGTACTGGTGGCTAGCTGTGACTTCAATTTGTCACTTCAAGAGCTTCCCATTTTAAGTAAACACCGAAAGGTTAAGTCTTTTCAATGTTGATGAATATTCCAGGAAGCAGCTAAAAACCAGAAGCAGTAGGTTTCAAAAGCCCTATTTCTTGATCATTAAACCACCTATGTGGAACTTGATATTACTTCAAACACAATATATTCTAATAAATGCATCTCTTCACATACCCATTGTGGTACCCTGTGAATGGCCAACATAGAATACTTGCTCCTGGCCAGTCTTCTTCAAAATAAAGTCCACTGATGCTGGAATGTCATACTTGGCCATTTCATCAAAGCTACAAAGCAAAGATAAGAAGTCAGTTGCGTAAGTGAAGTTACGAGCGTGGAACAGCTGCACAGAGCTTTACTGCACTGCAGGTCAGTTGTctgcacataaaaaaaaagcttcctttgGAGGAAGCAGAACACTCTGGTGGTTGAGTCTTCACACCAAGCACCAATGAAAGCAATTAAtaatccagttggcagccagtcacgagtggtgttccccagggctcagtgttggggctggtcctgttcaatatcttcatcgctgatctggatgaggggactgagtgcaccctcagtaagtttgcagatgacaccaagctgtgtggaagtatcgatctgctggagggcaggaaggccctacagagggatctggacaggctggatcgatgggctggAGCCAATGGTATGGGATTCAACAAGGCaaagtgccgggtcctgcccttgggccacaccaaccccaggcaacgccccaggcctggggcggagtggctgggaagtgcccggcggagaaggccctgggggtgctggctgacagccggctgggcatgagccagcagtgcccgggtggccaaggaggccaccagcccccgggcttgtgtcagcactggtgtggccagcaggagccgggcagggatggggcccctgtgctcggccctggggaggccccacctcgagtgctgggctcaggtttgggcccctcgggacaagaaggcccttgaggggctggagcgtgtccagagaagggcagcggggctggggcagggtctggagagcaggtctgatgaggagtggctgagggagctgggggcgtttagcctggaggaggggagaccttattgctctctgcaactgcctgaaaggaggctgcagcgaggcgggggtcagactcttctccctagtaacaagcaataggacgagaggaaatggcctcaagctgcaccaggggaagtttaggttggatattaggaaaaacatcttcactgaaaaggttgtcaagcattggcacaggctgcccagggaggtggtggagtctccatccctggaagtatttaaaagaagggtagacgtggtgcttgaggatatgatttagtggtgggcttggcagtgacaggttagtggttggacttgatgatcttaagggtctttttcaaccttaatgattctatgattctgctgACCACGTATGAAGGCTGTCTCAGGATGCTACACTGACCATAAAACTCCCTTTTACTGCCCCTACATATGTGATAGCACAtgtaactggaagaaaaaatctTGCACATTCACAATGTGACTCAACTGAGATGATGGGCAAcgagagggaaaagaagcctgCTCACAAACAGCATGTGTAGTTTCTCTAGCAAGACAAGGATACCTGAAAACCCAGAATTCTTCTTGCTTCACTGTAAAGTGTGTATGTTTCCTGGACCAGGTGTTCCCTCTGCTGTTTCCCAGCCATACGTCATAGCCAGCGTCTGCCAGCATAAAGCCGAGGCTGTTGTAATCCAAGTTTGTGATCCAGTTGCTGGCATCTGCAAGCAAACCatgctgcagaaacacagctggCCTTGgacctgaaaaataaagcatttatcATAGCTTCCTGTTCATCTGGAATTGAATGTCTAGGAAGAATTCAAGGAAGTTATTGAAAGTCTGCTTT
This region includes:
- the LOC104043534 gene encoding putative lysosomal acid lipase/cholesteryl ester hydrolase — its product is MRGLVVAAFLLQSIAFASGRRNVDPETNMNISQIITFRGYPSEEYEVTTEDGYILSINRIPYGRKGSERSKGPRPAVFLQHGLLADASNWITNLDYNSLGFMLADAGYDVWLGNSRGNTWSRKHTHFTVKQEEFWVFSFDEMAKYDIPASVDFILKKTGQEQVFYVGHSQGTTMAFIAFSTLPQLAKKIKMFFALAPVATVKFATSPLAKLGAFPDLLFKKMFGKKQFLPQNSVLKWLATHICTHRILDDLCGNVFFLLCGFNERNLNMSRVDVYSTHCPAGTSVQNMIHWSQAVKTGELKAYDWGSKAANMAHYNQSTPPFYKVREMTVPTAVWTGGQDWLADPKDVAILLTQITNLVYHKHIPEWEHLDFIWGLDAPKRMYNEIINMMRKYL